From a single Sphingobium sp. genomic region:
- a CDS encoding tryptophan 2,3-dioxygenase, translating to MTETTPPMTYARYLALDELLACQHPKSELDDEMLFIIIHQTKELWLKQIIRELHLAKEQVQADALVPAYKALARVSRIQAVMTLSWDVLSTMTPSDYSRFRHVLGPSSGFQSDQFRTVEYMLGLKDSGFLKYQDDRPDALVAMQAALHAPSIWDDAIAAAARAGLPIPAEVLGRDLSQPYAAHAGVEAAFLAVYRQPERYWELYQLAEKLVDLDDAMATWRHKHVVTVERVIGGKRGTGGTAGVSYLQSTLAKRAFPELWSLRTML from the coding sequence ATGACTGAAACTACCCCACCGATGACCTATGCTCGCTATCTGGCGCTCGATGAACTGCTGGCCTGCCAGCATCCAAAGTCTGAACTGGATGACGAGATGCTGTTCATCATCATTCATCAGACCAAGGAATTGTGGCTGAAACAGATTATTCGCGAATTGCACCTTGCGAAGGAACAGGTGCAGGCGGATGCACTGGTGCCGGCCTATAAGGCGCTGGCGCGGGTCAGCCGGATTCAGGCGGTGATGACATTAAGCTGGGACGTGCTCTCTACCATGACGCCGTCGGATTACAGCCGGTTCCGCCATGTGCTGGGGCCGAGCTCGGGTTTCCAGTCAGACCAGTTCCGCACGGTCGAATATATGCTGGGCCTGAAAGATAGCGGCTTTCTGAAATATCAGGATGATCGCCCTGATGCCTTGGTTGCGATGCAGGCCGCGCTGCATGCGCCAAGTATCTGGGATGATGCCATTGCCGCTGCCGCCCGTGCCGGCCTGCCTATCCCGGCAGAGGTGCTTGGCCGGGATCTCAGCCAGCCCTATGCGGCACATGCGGGGGTGGAGGCGGCGTTTCTTGCGGTCTATCGCCAGCCCGAACGCTATTGGGAGCTATACCAGCTTGCTGAAAAGCTGGTTGATCTGGATGATGCCATGGCGACATGGCGGCACAAGCATGTGGTGACGGTCGAACGGGTGATCGGCGGCAAGCGCGGTACCGGCGGCACCGCCGGGGTCAGCTATTTGCAATCCACATTGGCCAAGCGGGCCTTCCCGGAACTCTGGTCGTTGCGGACGATGTTGTAA
- the betI gene encoding transcriptional regulator BetI has translation MQARPTQNSRQSFTRESADSRREALIEACARSLARNGVPGTSVRVICTEAGVSPGLLRHYYDGIDALIAATYRATGDRVQKALADAVSAAPDTPRDRLLAYLTASFVPPIANPELLATWLAFWALTKTDAQIARLHGEIYRNYRADLEALLARCQPGEHRLTAVALTALVDGLWLELSLGDAPFSRDEAGALVEKWLDALLV, from the coding sequence ATGCAAGCACGCCCAACCCAAAATTCGCGCCAGAGCTTTACCCGCGAAAGTGCCGATTCCCGCCGAGAAGCGTTGATCGAGGCCTGCGCGCGCTCACTGGCGCGCAATGGCGTGCCGGGCACTTCGGTGCGCGTGATTTGCACCGAGGCGGGCGTGTCACCTGGGCTGCTGCGGCATTATTATGACGGGATCGACGCCCTAATTGCAGCGACCTACCGCGCGACCGGCGACCGGGTGCAGAAGGCCCTTGCCGACGCCGTTTCTGCCGCGCCCGATACCCCGCGCGACCGGCTGCTTGCCTATCTGACGGCAAGCTTTGTTCCACCTATTGCCAATCCGGAATTGCTGGCGACCTGGCTTGCCTTTTGGGCGTTGACCAAGACCGATGCTCAGATCGCAAGGCTGCATGGCGAGATTTATCGCAATTATCGCGCCGATCTGGAGGCGCTGCTCGCCCGATGCCAGCCGGGGGAGCATCGGTTGACTGCGGTGGCGCTGACAGCGTTGGTTGATGGCCTGTGGCTCGAACTCAGCTTGGGCGATGCCCCTTTCAGCCGAGACGAGGCAGGCGCGCTCGTTGAAAAATGGCTGGATGCGCTATTGGTTTAG
- a CDS encoding aromatic ring-hydroxylating dioxygenase subunit alpha yields MIASIHKLDIGKDPLDGWSLPAWTYHDPEFAKLEIERIFRPGWQVVCHVSDVPDAGDWHSLDYVGESVIVVRGTDDIVRAFTNVCRHRGSRLVDGASGCAKKLVCPYHAWTYDLDGRLTGVPDSASYPTLDRSKAGLVPVELEIWRGFIFVRLESGGPSVAEMMAPYEEQVAPYRFEELRALGRVTLRPRDVNWKNVGDNYSDGLHIPVAHPGLTRLFGKSYGVEAEPHVDRMWGDLVDRPSNNWSERAYQNLLPSVPHLPDANQKRWLYFKLWPSVAFDIYPDQVDFMQWLPTGPTSCLIREISYVFDDDRREMRAARYLNWRINRQVNAEDTVLITRVQEGMAGRSFSMGPLSDKEVCLKNFCRKVRGLIPEASFEHQPAPGWSHK; encoded by the coding sequence ATGATCGCAAGCATCCATAAGCTCGACATAGGTAAGGACCCTCTGGATGGCTGGAGCCTTCCGGCATGGACCTATCATGATCCCGAATTTGCAAAGCTCGAAATAGAGCGGATTTTCCGTCCCGGTTGGCAGGTCGTTTGCCATGTCTCCGATGTACCGGACGCCGGCGATTGGCACAGCCTCGACTATGTCGGCGAAAGCGTGATTGTGGTGCGCGGCACCGACGATATTGTCCGTGCCTTCACCAATGTCTGCCGCCACCGTGGCAGCCGCCTTGTCGATGGTGCAAGCGGCTGTGCAAAGAAACTGGTCTGCCCCTATCATGCCTGGACCTATGATCTCGACGGCCGACTGACCGGTGTTCCCGACAGCGCCTCCTACCCCACGCTGGACAGGAGCAAGGCGGGCTTGGTGCCGGTCGAACTCGAAATCTGGCGCGGCTTCATCTTCGTCCGCCTCGAAAGCGGCGGCCCATCTGTGGCAGAGATGATGGCACCTTATGAAGAACAGGTCGCCCCCTATCGTTTTGAGGAATTAAGGGCGCTTGGCCGCGTCACCTTACGCCCGCGCGATGTGAACTGGAAAAATGTCGGCGACAATTATTCCGACGGCCTTCACATCCCCGTCGCACATCCCGGCCTGACTCGTCTGTTCGGCAAAAGCTATGGCGTAGAGGCCGAACCACATGTTGATCGCATGTGGGGCGATCTGGTTGATCGACCGTCGAACAACTGGTCTGAACGTGCCTATCAAAATCTGCTGCCATCGGTTCCCCATCTTCCCGATGCCAACCAGAAACGCTGGCTCTATTTCAAGCTCTGGCCATCGGTTGCGTTTGATATCTATCCAGATCAGGTCGATTTCATGCAGTGGCTGCCGACTGGTCCCACCAGCTGCCTGATCCGCGAGATCAGCTACGTCTTCGATGATGACAGGCGGGAAATGCGCGCCGCGCGCTATCTCAACTGGCGAATAAACCGGCAGGTCAATGCCGAAGACACGGTGCTGATCACAAGAGTTCAGGAAGGGATGGCAGGCCGCAGCTTTTCAATGGGGCCGCTGTCCGACAAAGAAGTCTGTCTTAAAAATTTCTGCCGCAAGGTGCGCGGCCTCATCCCTGAGGCCAGCTTCGAACATCAACCCGCACCCGGCTGGAGCCATAAATGA
- a CDS encoding NAD(P)/FAD-dependent oxidoreductase produces MTQKYDAVIIGAGHNGLVCAFYLARAGMKVRIVERRDVVGGAAVTEEFHPGFRNSVASYTVSLLQPKVIEDMRLADHGYRVIERPISNFLPQEDGGYLKLGGGLERTQAEFARFSKHDADILPEYYDSLEVVADVLRDLAMKSPPNIGDGVKTLIDGALQGRKLAGLPIERQRDVLDLFTKSARTLLDGWFESEAVKAAFGFDAVVGNYASPDTPGSAYVLLHHVFGEVNGKKGAWGHSVGGMGAITQIMAKVCRDLGVEISLESPVDRVLVDGGKVAGVRLESGEEVIASRVVSNVGPKLLYGKMFDDSDLSAEYKRRIKGFKVGSGTFRMNVALSELPRFTCLPEAGEHHQSGIIIAPTLDYMDEAFLDAKRYGWSKRPIVEMLIPSTVDDSLAPPGQHVASLFCQQFAPELPDGRDWDAEEGKAADTIIDTVEAYAPGFRASILGQQILSPKGLERKFGLAGGDIMHGNMSLDQLWSARPVLGNGAYRGPVKGLYMCGAGAHPGGGVTGAPGHNAAQVILRDQSAWLKPRWN; encoded by the coding sequence ATGACCCAAAAATATGATGCTGTAATCATTGGCGCTGGTCACAACGGACTTGTCTGCGCCTTTTATCTTGCCCGCGCCGGAATGAAGGTACGCATCGTCGAGCGACGCGATGTCGTAGGCGGCGCGGCGGTGACCGAGGAATTCCACCCCGGTTTCCGCAATTCCGTCGCGAGCTACACCGTCAGCCTGCTGCAGCCCAAGGTGATCGAGGATATGCGCCTGGCAGACCATGGCTATCGCGTCATCGAGCGGCCGATCAGCAACTTCCTGCCGCAGGAAGATGGCGGTTATCTGAAACTCGGCGGGGGACTGGAACGAACACAAGCCGAATTTGCGCGCTTTTCGAAGCATGATGCAGACATCCTTCCCGAATATTATGACAGCCTTGAAGTCGTCGCAGACGTACTGCGCGACCTAGCGATGAAATCGCCGCCCAATATAGGTGATGGCGTCAAGACCTTGATCGACGGAGCCCTTCAGGGTCGCAAGCTGGCAGGCCTTCCGATCGAGCGGCAGCGTGACGTGCTTGACCTGTTTACCAAGTCGGCACGCACGCTGCTTGACGGTTGGTTCGAAAGCGAAGCTGTAAAGGCCGCCTTCGGTTTTGATGCTGTTGTCGGCAATTATGCCAGCCCAGACACCCCGGGCAGCGCCTATGTCCTGCTTCACCATGTTTTCGGTGAGGTAAATGGCAAGAAAGGCGCTTGGGGGCACAGCGTCGGCGGCATGGGCGCAATCACGCAGATAATGGCCAAGGTTTGCCGCGATCTGGGCGTCGAAATCAGTCTGGAAAGCCCGGTCGACCGCGTATTGGTCGACGGCGGCAAGGTCGCTGGCGTTCGCCTTGAAAGCGGCGAGGAAGTGATCGCCAGCCGGGTCGTTTCCAATGTCGGCCCCAAACTTCTTTACGGAAAGATGTTCGACGACTCCGACCTGAGCGCCGAATACAAGCGCCGCATTAAGGGCTTCAAGGTAGGCAGCGGTACCTTCCGGATGAATGTGGCACTTTCCGAACTGCCGCGCTTTACCTGCCTCCCCGAAGCCGGGGAGCATCACCAGTCCGGGATCATCATCGCGCCAACCCTCGATTACATGGACGAGGCTTTCTTGGACGCAAAACGTTATGGTTGGTCCAAACGCCCGATCGTCGAAATGCTGATCCCCTCGACCGTCGATGACAGCCTTGCCCCGCCGGGCCAGCATGTCGCCAGCCTTTTCTGCCAGCAATTCGCACCCGAACTGCCCGATGGCCGCGACTGGGATGCCGAAGAAGGAAAGGCGGCAGATACGATCATCGATACCGTTGAGGCCTATGCGCCAGGTTTCCGCGCGTCGATCCTGGGCCAGCAGATCCTCAGCCCCAAGGGGTTGGAGCGCAAGTTTGGGCTGGCCGGCGGTGACATCATGCACGGCAATATGAGCCTCGACCAACTCTGGTCGGCGCGGCCCGTTCTGGGCAACGGTGCTTATCGTGGCCCGGTGAAGGGCCTCTATATGTGTGGCGCAGGGGCACATCCTGGCGGCGGCGTAACTGGTGCGCCGGGGCATAATGCCGCACAGGTCATTCTGCGCGACCAAAGCGCCTGGCTAAAACCACGCTGGAATTGA
- a CDS encoding amino acid permease encodes MTIETRKPGQKLGFFMAVALVMGNMIGSGVFLLPASLAPYGWNAVAGWIVTIAGALCLAWLFARLMAGTGEAPIPLVDREFGRIPAFLIGFSLWVYVWAGMVTISIAAVSYGSSFWPVLAEHPALASLGVIWLLTLLNIAGTRQAGAFQLVTTVIKLVPLLVVVGLIAFVAGSTGTQTVTPLPKEGLSLSLVNQAAAQTLWAMLGFESACLAASRVANAQKVIPRATLVGAGLTGLFYLIVCSGIALMLPADKVSGSNAPFELFVATYWSSGPAAFIAAFAAISAIGAVNGWILVEGEVPRDMAERGMMPAFFARNNRWGTPAISLLVSSLLASLLIWSNSSKSMGALFTYTALLTTSVVLWLYLVVAIIAWKRKLARPVAALGIAFCFWSLWGAGLTISLSSIALMLAGLPLYWWARREAGAQQN; translated from the coding sequence ATGACAATTGAAACGAGAAAGCCGGGCCAAAAGCTCGGCTTTTTCATGGCCGTCGCGCTGGTCATGGGAAACATGATCGGTTCGGGCGTGTTCCTCTTGCCAGCAAGCCTTGCGCCATATGGCTGGAATGCAGTGGCCGGCTGGATCGTTACCATTGCTGGCGCGCTTTGCCTCGCTTGGTTGTTCGCGCGTCTGATGGCCGGAACGGGTGAGGCACCGATCCCGCTTGTGGATCGGGAATTTGGCCGGATCCCCGCCTTCCTCATTGGTTTCAGCCTGTGGGTCTATGTATGGGCAGGGATGGTCACGATTTCGATCGCGGCCGTCTCTTATGGTAGCAGTTTCTGGCCCGTGCTGGCCGAACATCCCGCGCTCGCCTCGCTCGGCGTTATCTGGTTGCTGACCTTGCTGAACATTGCAGGAACGCGTCAGGCTGGGGCTTTTCAGCTTGTGACGACGGTCATCAAACTGGTGCCATTGCTGGTCGTGGTCGGACTGATCGCTTTTGTCGCCGGCAGCACGGGCACCCAAACCGTGACGCCGCTTCCGAAAGAGGGTCTTTCGCTTTCGCTGGTCAATCAGGCTGCAGCACAGACACTTTGGGCCATGCTCGGCTTTGAATCGGCCTGCCTTGCCGCGTCGCGGGTCGCGAACGCACAAAAAGTGATCCCGCGTGCCACGCTGGTCGGGGCAGGACTGACGGGTCTTTTCTATCTGATTGTCTGTTCGGGGATCGCGCTGATGCTTCCCGCAGACAAGGTGTCAGGTTCAAATGCGCCATTTGAGCTGTTCGTCGCAACCTATTGGAGCAGCGGCCCTGCTGCATTCATTGCTGCCTTTGCCGCGATAAGCGCGATTGGCGCGGTCAATGGCTGGATCCTTGTCGAAGGCGAAGTGCCGCGCGACATGGCGGAACGCGGCATGATGCCAGCCTTTTTCGCGCGCAATAACCGTTGGGGGACGCCGGCAATTTCGCTGCTTGTTTCCAGCCTGCTTGCCAGTTTGCTGATCTGGTCGAATTCGAGCAAGTCGATGGGGGCGCTGTTTACCTATACCGCGCTTCTGACCACGTCGGTGGTTCTCTGGCTGTATCTTGTGGTGGCAATCATTGCATGGAAACGGAAGCTGGCGCGGCCGGTGGCGGCACTGGGTATCGCTTTCTGCTTCTGGAGCCTCTGGGGCGCAGGCCTCACCATTTCGCTTTCGAGCATTGCCCTGATGCTGGCAGGCCTGCCGCTTTATTGGTGGGCGCGGCGTGAAGCTGGTGCCCAACAAAACTAG